The following is a genomic window from Verrucomicrobiota bacterium.
CGCTCGGCGCCATGCCGAGGGCACTGGCATTGACGCCCGAGGCGCCGATCGTGCCCGCCACATGCGTCGCGTGGTCATCGGCGGCGGCGCCGTCCTTAATGGTCACACGGCCGGTAAGCTCCTGGTGCGTCGAACGCGCCGCGCCACCGTCCCAGAGGCCGATCGTCAGCCCGGCGCCGTTGAGGTTGTAGGGAGCGGCGTTGCGCACAAGGTCGGCCGCCGTCGAGATCGCGGCGTTGACGTTCGTGGTCACGTACACGTACGGCAATCCGTTGCGGATCGCCATCAGCTCGAACACGCGCCCGTCCACCTTGCCCTTGGGCGCCCAGCCCTCGCGCATCGCCTCGGCCCAAGCGCCGGCCTTCGCCCGGCGGCTCTCGTCGGTCAGACGCGCTACGGCGCGTGCACGCTGCTCGGGATCCTCAAAACGGGCGCCCGGAGACTCAGCCCCGTAGGCTCCTGCACAGCAAAACAACATGGCTGCGATGACAGCGAGAAGGGACCTCTTCAGGAACGGCATGCACTTCATAACATCACGATCATCGGATGGGCTCAAGTCGCTTCGATCCCCCTTTGATGGGCCAGAATCAGAAATATAGCATATTTCGCCCCGTAACAACAGCGGCATTTTGCCTGCCGTTCCTGAGCAGATTGTGACGGAGGCGGCAGCCGCCATCCAGCCGGGCACGAATGCGGTAACCTTTCCCCTTACCTGTTCGTCCAGATGGTGATTTCTTCTGGCCTAGAGGCCCTGTCGGTGTGTTATCTTACGCGCCTGAACTGGCCTGAACCATGAGGAGGCGCCAATGAAGGACCTGTGCCGGCACGCGGTCGAGGTGGCCAAGCAGCGCGGGGCGACCTACGCCGACGCGCGCATTGTCCGCCTGCGCAATCAATGGCTCGGCGCCGAGGATGAGCGGATCTCCGAGATCACCGATTCGGAGTCGTTCGGCATCGGCGTGCGCGTGATCTGTGACGGGGCGTGGGGCTTCGCCGCCAGCGCCCGGGTAGACAAAGCAACCATCGACAAGACGGCCGCCCGTGCCGTCGAGATCGCCAAGGCGAGCGGGCTCGCTAAGGCGCCCGACGGCCTGCGCTGGGCCAAGGAGCCCGTGCACACCGGCACGTTCCGCACGCCGATCGAGAAGGACCCCTTCGACGTGTCGCTCGAGGACAAGACGGGCCTCTTGCTGGCGATCGGCAAGGAGGTGCGCGCCGTCAAGGGCGTGAACAAGTATCACGCCCACATGCGCTTCCGGCGCGAGCAGCGGTTCCAGGCCACGAGCGAAGGCACGCTCGTCGAGAGCGACTGCTATACGACCACCGCCTCGTATTCGGCCACCGCCGTGGACGCCACGACGGTCAAGGATCGCTACTTCGAGGCGACGGCCCTCAACGCCGGATACGAGCACATCGACAAGACGCCGCTCTTGGCCGAGGCGCGCCGCGTCGGCGAGGAAGCGGTCCAGAAGCTCACCGGCAAGCCGTGCCCGGTCGGCAAGAAGGACCTCGTCCTGCTCCCGTCGCACCTGGCACTGACGATGCACGAATCGATCGGCCACGCCACCGAGTTGGACCGCGTGCTCGGCATGGAGGAGAGCTTGGCCGGTTCGAGCTTCGCCACCATCGACCAGCTTGGTACGCTCAAGTACGGCTCGCCGCACATGAACATCGTCTGCGACAACACGATGCCGTTCGGGCTGGGCAGCCGCGGCTGGGACGATGATGGCGTCGAGGCCCAGCGCTGGTACGTGATCAAGAACGGCATCCTCGTTGATTACATGACGGGGCGCGAGGTTTGCCACGCCACCGGCGCGGACCGCTCGCACGGCAGTTGCCGGGCCGATTCCTGGGCATCGATCCCCATCGTGCGCCAGTCCAACATCGGCCTCGAACCGGGGGAGAAGCCGCTGACGCTCGACGAGCTGATCGCCGACACCGAGGACGGCATCCTGATCGACGGGATGGGCTCGTTTTCCATCGACCAGCGACGCCAGAACTTCCAGTTCGGCGGCGACTGCTTCTGGGAAATCAAGAACGGCAAGAAGGGCGGCATGCTCAAAGACGTCACGTATCAGGCGATCACGACCGAGTTCTGGGGCTCGCTTGACGCCGTCTGCGACAAGCGGTTCTGGGAACCGATCGGCATCATGGGCTGCGGCAAGGGCGACCCGATGCAGATCGCACAGATGACACACGGCTCAGCCCCGGCACGCTTCAGGAAGATCGACGTGGGAGGCGCAACGAAATGAACGAATCGCAGGCCCTGAGCATACTCGAGAAGGCCCTCAAAGCAGCCGACGCCGACGACGTGGTCGCCACGCTCGACGGGGGTACAAGCGCCGCAACGCGCCTCGCCGACAACCGGATCACGCAGAACCTCGAGGCGACCCGCGCCACGCTCGTCGTCACCTGCGCTTACGGCCAGAGCCACGGCACGGCCACGACCGAGGACCTGAGCGACGACGCGATCCAGGCGGCGGTCAAGACCGCCCAGGCGATCGCCAAGAGCATGCCGCCCGATCCGGAGCACATGCCGCCCGTCGAGCCCGCTGAGACGGCCAAGTACACCAAGGTCAACGGCTACTTCGAGCCGACGGCCCGCTTCTCGCCCGAGGCCCGCGCCAAGCAGCTCGCGGCCGCGGCGAAGACCGTGAGCGCCAAGGGCTACCGGCTCTCGGGCGCCTACGCCAGCGGCGACGGGTTCACGGCCCTGGCCAACTCGGCCGGCCTGAAAGCCTACCACCGCTCGACGCGCGGCGAGATCCACCTCACCGCGCTGGGCGCCAACGGCTCCGGCTGGGCCGAGAAGATCGGCGACAATACCGACGAGATCGACGTCGGCGCTGTGGCCGGCGAGGCATTGCGCATCGCCCAGCTTGCCCAGAATCCGGCCGATCCCGAGGCGGGCAAGTACACGCTCATCATGCCGCCGGCCGCCGTGGCCGAGATGGTGGCGTTCTTCCTGTGGATGGGCTTCGACGCCAAAGCCGCCGACGAGGACCGCAACTTCCTGCGCGGCAAGCAGGGCCAGAAGATCGCGCCCGAGACGATCACGGTTCGGTCGAATCCCGCCGAGCCCGGTTGCCTCGGGCGCCCGTTCCAGGACGACGGCCTCGCCTCGCAGACGATCAAGTGGCTCGACAAGGGCGTGCTCAAGAACCTCGTCTACTCGCGCTACTGGGCCAAGAAGCAGGGCAAGAAGGCCACCGGCTGGCCGGCCAACGTCATCATGGACGGCGGCACCACGTCGATTGACCAGATGATCGCCTCGACCGAGCGCGGCCTGCTCGTGACCCATTTCTGGTACATCCGCACCGTCGACCCGATGCGGCCGCTCATCACGGGCATGACGCGCGACGGGCTGCTACGCATCGAGAACGGCAAGATCGCCGACCCCGTCAAGCAGATGCGCTTCAACGAGAATCCGCTCGACATGCTCGGCCGCATCGAGGCCATGGGCCCGCCCGGACGTACGGGCGAGTACATGCCCATGCTCATGCCCGCGCTCAAGGTCCGCGACTTCAACTTCACGAGTACGACAAAGTTCTGACCCCACGCGCGTCGTCAACGAAACGCGCTGCCAGTACCCAAGCAGGCCCGCCCCGGCGGGCCTGCTTCGTTCTCTACGCCGCTGCCCTGTAGCACGGGCGTCCCGCCCGCGTCGCCTTAGCCCGTCACTGCAGGACACGGGCAAGATGCCCGTGCTACGAAGCGGCTCCAACGCGCTTGCCCGCTGCGACGACGCGCGCTAGACTGACCGCTGCACGGCGGCGACGGATGCACTCGAGCACCCTGTCCAGGGCCGATGCATAGGACGCAACTGGTATGGTGTCCCTCGATTCCCCAAACTGGTATCTGCCGTGGGTGTAGTTGGTCTCGAAGGCGTCCCACAGGAACTCGACGTATTCCTGCTCCTTCGGAGTCTTTAACGACAACGGCAGGTAGTTGGCCAGTTCCAGGGCTTCATCCATGGCTCAGGACCTCCCCTTCGCCTTCACTCTAGCCTTCGCGAAGAACTCTCCATCTCTATCGTGCTGCAGTATCAGCCAGTTCACGAAGTGTTGGCTGTATTGGACCGGAGATCCCTTGACCTTACCTTGATAGAAGTACTCCGGTCGTTGTTTGACACTGTACGCCTTCTTTACGCATTGGATGTCGTGCTGATTGATCTTCAGACCCGGCACCGCTGCCTTGACTCTCTGAATCACCTCCTTCTGGCGGTACGGGTGCGACCTGCTGGAGTCCTTGGGGACCTCGACGATCTGGACTGCCGCCGCACCAGCCGAGCCCTGGAACAGGACGATGTCCGCGTCGTCATGGTTCTTGGTCAGTGCGAGACGATACTCAATGTCGATCGAGAACTGCACAGGGCGTTGAAGCGCATCGAACTCATTCCTAATCTGGGCACAGTATCGGGTGAGATAGTCGGCAGCTTCCCGTCCCAGCGCACGGCGAAGTCGTTTGTCGTTCATGTCGCCCCGGTGGGGTCCCAGGTCATAGACGAGGCTCATCATCCCCACATGCACTCGATCAGACAGTGAGACGCAGAACCATTCATTGAGGCGCCGGTGGTAGTTGATCACGCAAGCCTGGAACAGGCCCAGTACGTCCGTCGGCACGTCACTGATCACCAGATGGACAGCCTCATCCCGGAGCTCGGCGATGCATTCGATATTTCGCCGTTCCGCGTCGGACTTGGTGGGGATAACACGGTCCAGGCACTCGCGCAACGACACTGACTCCCGGCGCTCGCCTCGCTTCTTGTTGCCCCGGTAGATAGAATTGCGGTCGTTGCCAGCGTCATTGAGAATCTTCGCCTTCAGCAGCAGTTCCCACGCATTGCATATCAGGTAGCAGAAGGTCTCGACACGGTATTTGATCGAGAGGCGATTGATGGTCTCCAGGGCGAGGATGTAGCCTTCGATGCTCTTCTCCAGCAAGCGGCCCTTGAGCCCTGGATTGCCGCGGTGCCCTTTCATAGGTCACGCCTCCGTCGGGGCCGACTCATTCTCGCCCCAGACGCGGGCGAGAGTGGCCTGGATCTTCTTCTCGAAGCGCGCGATCAGATCGCGGTTGGCGTTGACCATCGCCTGCTCGGCTTCGATCTCGGCGACGATGGCGCGCTGCGCGGCGAGGGGTGGGAGAGGCACTTCTATCTGGGCCAAGTCGTCAGTGTTGATCTTCAGCGT
Proteins encoded in this region:
- a CDS encoding TldD/PmbA family protein, producing MKDLCRHAVEVAKQRGATYADARIVRLRNQWLGAEDERISEITDSESFGIGVRVICDGAWGFAASARVDKATIDKTAARAVEIAKASGLAKAPDGLRWAKEPVHTGTFRTPIEKDPFDVSLEDKTGLLLAIGKEVRAVKGVNKYHAHMRFRREQRFQATSEGTLVESDCYTTTASYSATAVDATTVKDRYFEATALNAGYEHIDKTPLLAEARRVGEEAVQKLTGKPCPVGKKDLVLLPSHLALTMHESIGHATELDRVLGMEESLAGSSFATIDQLGTLKYGSPHMNIVCDNTMPFGLGSRGWDDDGVEAQRWYVIKNGILVDYMTGREVCHATGADRSHGSCRADSWASIPIVRQSNIGLEPGEKPLTLDELIADTEDGILIDGMGSFSIDQRRQNFQFGGDCFWEIKNGKKGGMLKDVTYQAITTEFWGSLDAVCDKRFWEPIGIMGCGKGDPMQIAQMTHGSAPARFRKIDVGGATK
- a CDS encoding TldD/PmbA family protein, producing the protein MNESQALSILEKALKAADADDVVATLDGGTSAATRLADNRITQNLEATRATLVVTCAYGQSHGTATTEDLSDDAIQAAVKTAQAIAKSMPPDPEHMPPVEPAETAKYTKVNGYFEPTARFSPEARAKQLAAAAKTVSAKGYRLSGAYASGDGFTALANSAGLKAYHRSTRGEIHLTALGANGSGWAEKIGDNTDEIDVGAVAGEALRIAQLAQNPADPEAGKYTLIMPPAAVAEMVAFFLWMGFDAKAADEDRNFLRGKQGQKIAPETITVRSNPAEPGCLGRPFQDDGLASQTIKWLDKGVLKNLVYSRYWAKKQGKKATGWPANVIMDGGTTSIDQMIASTERGLLVTHFWYIRTVDPMRPLITGMTRDGLLRIENGKIADPVKQMRFNENPLDMLGRIEAMGPPGRTGEYMPMLMPALKVRDFNFTSTTKF
- a CDS encoding DUF3644 domain-containing protein; the encoded protein is MKGHRGNPGLKGRLLEKSIEGYILALETINRLSIKYRVETFCYLICNAWELLLKAKILNDAGNDRNSIYRGNKKRGERRESVSLRECLDRVIPTKSDAERRNIECIAELRDEAVHLVISDVPTDVLGLFQACVINYHRRLNEWFCVSLSDRVHVGMMSLVYDLGPHRGDMNDKRLRRALGREAADYLTRYCAQIRNEFDALQRPVQFSIDIEYRLALTKNHDDADIVLFQGSAGAAAVQIVEVPKDSSRSHPYRQKEVIQRVKAAVPGLKINQHDIQCVKKAYSVKQRPEYFYQGKVKGSPVQYSQHFVNWLILQHDRDGEFFAKARVKAKGRS